CATCCCACTGCATCGGTGTGCGTGAGTTGTCACGACCGCGGGCGGCGATACCGGCCATCATGGATTCGGGCGACTGCACCTTGGCCTCTTCGACCCTTTGACGGTAGGCGTTCAGGGATTCAAGGTCGCGGTACTGGTCGAGACGAGTGAAGTGGGCGTCGGTCATGCCCAATTCTTCACCCTGATAGATGTACGGGGTACCACGGTGCAGGTGCAGCATCAGGCCAAGGGCCTTGGCCGAGCGGACCCGAGCCTCTTCCGAGGAATCGTCACCCCAGCGGGAAACCACGCGCGGCTGATCGTGGTTGCCGGTGAATAGGCTGGCCCATCCTGCGTTCTGCACAGCGGCCTGATAGCCGGCCATGATGCTCTTAAGCTTCGGCAGATCGAGCGGCAACGGCTTCCACTTGGTACCTTCGCAATCAAAATCAACATGCTCAAATAGGAAGAGCATATCCAGCTCGCCATTGGCCGGATCGGTGATGTATTCGTTGCGCTGGGCTGTGACGCCTGGCGCCTCGCCTACAGTCAGGAAGCCGTCACGCCCTTCGAATACCTCACGGCGCATTTCAGCCAGGAATTCATCCTGACGGGGGCCGTCCGCACAGAACGGATTCGGGTCGGAGTAGCCCTCCTCCCCCACCGGCAGGTCCTGCAGCTCGGAACCGGCCTCGCCGGGGAGCCTGCCGTTGGGGTCGGTGCGCTTGGAGATAAGGGTGATGACGTCCATACGGAAGCCGTCGATGCCGCGATCGAGCCACCAGTTCATCATGTCGTACACTGCACGGCGCACGGCCGGGTTCTCCCAGTTGAGATCAGGCTGCTTCTTCGAGAACTGGTGCAGGTAGTACTCGCCGCGCTCCGGGCTGTACTCCCATGCGGAACCGCCGAAGTAGGAGCCCCACTGATTCGGCTCGGCGCCGGGCGTGCCCGGCTCGTGGCCGGGGCGGGCGGGACGCCACCAGTACCAGTCGGCGTGCGGGTCGTCCTTGTCCTTCGACGCCTCGAACCACGCGTGCTCGTCAGAGGTGTGATTGACCACCAGGTCCATCACGATCTTGAGGCCGCGCTTGTGCGCTTCGGCGAGCAGCTCGTCCATGTCGTCAAGCGTGCCGAACAGCGGGTCGATGTCCCGGTAGTCGGAGATGTCGTAGCCGTTGTCGTCTTGCGGGGACCTGTAGACCGGAGAGAGCCACAGCACATCCACGCCGAGGTCGGCGAGATAGTCGAGGCGGGAGGTGATGCCCTTCAGGTCGCCGAGACCATCGCCGTTCGTGTCCTGGAAGGAACGTGGGTAAATCTGGTAGACGACGGCGTTCGACCACCACGGGTTGGGCGTGGCTCCGTTGGTGCGAATGGCGTCGGGAATTATTGTGCGGTTGAAAGTAGTCATCGTTGGCTCCTTATTCATGTCTATATTGCCCGTTGCTCACAGTCTAAAAAAATGGTGAATTACATTCCCATTAGTGATCTGCATTGGTGTGCCGGAAAATAAATAGTGCCAGTTGGCAATGCACGGCCCGGTGCACGATTCGTGCGTTCCGGATTGCATAGCAGCGATTCGATAAACGGCCGATCCGGTTGATGTCCGGGCGAAAATAGCATGCCACACCGGGTCTCCGGTGACCGCTAGACGATTGTGCGTCATGCTTCCATACCGTACAACGCAGAAACGGGCGATTCCACACCTATGAGCACAAACACGTGCCACACAGCATGAGAACAGGCGTTTCTGCACCCATGTGGCACACGCACATACCGCACAACACGAAAAATGGCCGAATCGTGTTCATGCGGCAAATCCAGTCTTCCCAAAAACGTTGGAAATCCGCCATTTCTTGATTCCACTCCTCGGAAGGGGCAAATGGCGGTCTGCCGCATAACACCAAAAGCTCCAGTCTCCGGCTTGTACGGCAAAAAAACCGAGCGCTACATTACCTCGTGAGTATGCGGCCTATCGGCCGCCCGATTAAGGAAACAGCCCCACTGGGGCTGTTTCCTTAATCGGCTCATCTCGCTCGACGCTGTGAAGTAATGCAACGTCGAGCACTGCATTACTTCACAGCGTCCTGCAATTACGGACTGGCCTGCGGCCAGACTCAATATTGCCTCGCGGGCTGCCGCCCGCTCGGAGCGGTCAACGGAAAGCCCACTGGGCTTTCCTTTACTTGACCGCTCCTCTCATCACTCCGCCCACAACCCACTTTTGGGCGAAAATGTAGACGATGAGGATCGGGGCCATGGCCATCAGGTAGCTGGAGAATGCCATCGGGTAGTTGGTGGCGAACTGCGAGCTGAAGACGTACTGGGCGAGCGGGATGGTCTGGTTCGACTGGTCGGTCAGAATGATCAACGGCAGGAGGAAGTCGTTCCAGGCCCACAGCGCGGTCAGAATGGCGATGGTGGCGTTAATCGGGCTCATCAGCGGGAAGATGATGGTCCAGAAAATGCGCCACGTGGATGCGCCATCGATGCGGGCCGCCTCTTCCAGCGAGACCGGAATCGAACGGATGAAGCCCGTGGCGATGAACAGGTTCGTGCCCAAGCCGAGCACCGTGTACAGGATGATCAGGCCGACCTGGTTGTCCAGATGCAGGGAGCCCATCTGCTTCGCAATCGGCAGCATGACGACCGGGAACGGCACGAACATGGCGGCGATGAAGAAGTAGTACAGGAAGCGGAAGAAGCGCTTATCCATGTTGCGGGCCACGGCGTAGGCCACGAAGGTGTTGGTCAGCAGGGTGAGTACAACGGCGGCCACCGTGATAATCGCGGAGTTGAGCGCGGCCTTCGGGTAGTTGACCTTGGCGGAGGCGTCGGCGAAGTTATGCCACTGCCACGAGGTGGGCAGAGCGAAGGTGCCGGCTTCGGCCGGGGTCTTCAGCGCGGTGACGATGGTGAAGTAGAGCGGGATCAGAATGGTCAGGCTCAGCACTGCCACAGCGGCGGTCAGCCACCAGTTGATGCGGTGATCCCTGCGGAACTTGGCGGGCTTACCGGCTTTGGACGGAGCAACTGTTGCAGTAGTCATTTCTTATCCTCCCCTAAATCAGATTTGTTCCTGGCTGCGGGAAATGCGCAGCTGCACGAAGGCGATAATCGCCAGCACGATGAAGAAGAGCACGGCGTTCGCGGTCTGGTAGGCGTACTCGCCACCGGTCAGGCCACCCTTCCAAATGAGGTAGGTGACGGTTTCGGTGGCGGAGTTCGGGCCGCCATCGGTCAAGGCGACGACCTGATCGAAGGTACCGAGCGCGTTCTTCATGGACAGCACGAGGTTGATGGTGAAGAACGGTCCGATCAGCGGGAAGGTGATCTTCCAGAACTTCTGCCAGGGATTGACGCCGTCGATGGCGGCGGCCTCGTAGATTTCGTCGTCGATGGTCTGCAGACCAGCGAGGTAGATGAGCACCGAGTAGGCGATGCCCTGCCAGACGGCGAGGAAAACGATCGGGATCCAGCTGAGCTGCTCATTGGTCAGCAGCGAGGTGGACAGCCACTTGATGCCGAGTGCCTTGCCAAGTTCGGGCAACGGGTTCATGAAGATGTACTTGAACACGTAGCCGATGACCAGCACGGAGAGGGTGTAGGGAATGAAGAAGATGGCGCGGAAGCCGTTCTTGAAGGCGATCTTCGAGTTCAGCAGCAC
This sequence is a window from Bifidobacterium breve DSM 20213 = JCM 1192. Protein-coding genes within it:
- a CDS encoding glycoside hydrolase family 13 protein, with translation MTTFNRTIIPDAIRTNGATPNPWWSNAVVYQIYPRSFQDTNGDGLGDLKGITSRLDYLADLGVDVLWLSPVYRSPQDDNGYDISDYRDIDPLFGTLDDMDELLAEAHKRGLKIVMDLVVNHTSDEHAWFEASKDKDDPHADWYWWRPARPGHEPGTPGAEPNQWGSYFGGSAWEYSPERGEYYLHQFSKKQPDLNWENPAVRRAVYDMMNWWLDRGIDGFRMDVITLISKRTDPNGRLPGEAGSELQDLPVGEEGYSDPNPFCADGPRQDEFLAEMRREVFEGRDGFLTVGEAPGVTAQRNEYITDPANGELDMLFLFEHVDFDCEGTKWKPLPLDLPKLKSIMAGYQAAVQNAGWASLFTGNHDQPRVVSRWGDDSSEEARVRSAKALGLMLHLHRGTPYIYQGEELGMTDAHFTRLDQYRDLESLNAYRQRVEEAKVQSPESMMAGIAARGRDNSRTPMQWDGSVYAGFTAPDAAAEPWISVNPNHAEINAAGEFDDPDSVYSFYKRLIALRHDMPVVEAGDWHLLDADDAHVYAFTRTLGDEKLLVVVNMSGRTVDLPRESAELLAVADGLAESNVVISTYDAPHAVTALAGRELAPWEGVVVSL
- a CDS encoding carbohydrate ABC transporter permease, which encodes MSHATATKTAAPAAKSAAKKPAKKKVSAFSTRKVDPAYYWMAVPAAIIFAFFLYLPFLDGVKYSFTNSQGYGDYKFIGLKNYIALFQDNRVGHAYLFTFFIAILITVLINVIALFISVLLNSKIAFKNGFRAIFFIPYTLSVLVIGYVFKYIFMNPLPELGKALGIKWLSTSLLTNEQLSWIPIVFLAVWQGIAYSVLIYLAGLQTIDDEIYEAAAIDGVNPWQKFWKITFPLIGPFFTINLVLSMKNALGTFDQVVALTDGGPNSATETVTYLIWKGGLTGGEYAYQTANAVLFFIVLAIIAFVQLRISRSQEQI
- a CDS encoding carbohydrate ABC transporter permease, which encodes MTTATVAPSKAGKPAKFRRDHRINWWLTAAVAVLSLTILIPLYFTIVTALKTPAEAGTFALPTSWQWHNFADASAKVNYPKAALNSAIITVAAVVLTLLTNTFVAYAVARNMDKRFFRFLYYFFIAAMFVPFPVVMLPIAKQMGSLHLDNQVGLIILYTVLGLGTNLFIATGFIRSIPVSLEEAARIDGASTWRIFWTIIFPLMSPINATIAILTALWAWNDFLLPLIILTDQSNQTIPLAQYVFSSQFATNYPMAFSSYLMAMAPILIVYIFAQKWVVGGVMRGAVK